Proteins from one Algicella marina genomic window:
- a CDS encoding TRAP transporter small permease subunit, with translation MNFALKCADRVDTLTRWASRLATALLLALVALVFFNVFGRYAIGDSPVWMQELEWHIMAPVALLGITVLMLENGHVRVDFLYDRLSPKLQSALDLFSMLCGIAIGILFIKYSAGFVDSAWSIREGSPDPGGLPGRYVVKAMIPVAFGLFALQCAANAVRHAAALKGPN, from the coding sequence ATGAACTTCGCCCTCAAATGCGCCGACCGGGTGGATACGCTCACCCGCTGGGCCTCCCGTCTGGCCACGGCGCTTCTGCTCGCCCTCGTGGCCCTCGTCTTCTTCAACGTCTTCGGCCGGTACGCCATCGGTGACAGCCCCGTCTGGATGCAGGAACTGGAGTGGCACATCATGGCGCCGGTCGCACTTCTGGGCATCACCGTGCTGATGCTGGAAAACGGCCACGTCCGCGTCGATTTCCTCTATGATCGCCTTTCCCCGAAATTGCAGAGCGCGCTGGACCTCTTCTCCATGCTCTGCGGCATCGCCATCGGCATCCTGTTCATCAAATATTCCGCCGGCTTCGTCGACAGCGCCTGGTCGATCCGCGAAGGCTCGCCCGATCCCGGTGGCCTGCCGGGCCGCTATGTCGTCAAGGCGATGATCCCGGTGGCCTTCGGCCTGTTCGCGCTGCAATGCGCCGCCAATGCTGTCCGCCATGCCGCCGCCCTGAAAGGACCGAACTGA
- a CDS encoding TRAP transporter substrate-binding protein: MDRRKFIAAAGIGVGGAALATPHVARAQSTQWKMTTAFPPGQPFYSTGPGSLTDFADRVRTMSGGALDIQVYHAGELVPAFEGFDAVRQGIVEMNGWVSYFGAGKVPAAQFFGAVPFGMSTQGQNAWFYSGDGIDLWNETYEPLGLVAMPVGATGVQMTGWFNKEINSIDDMKGLRMRIPGLAGKAYARVGVEVKLLPGGEIFPALERGVIDAAEWVGPAQDKILGLNTAAKYYYTTGWHEPTTVTELAINKAAWEGLGPELQAIVSNAAAACNTISHSWAEANNAIALKEFEEAGTELRVLPDDVIAALKTEMGPVYDELAAADPQFKKVMENYFTFKEQHDIWANASEEVWHSQLRDA, translated from the coding sequence ATGGATCGTCGCAAGTTTATCGCAGCGGCCGGCATCGGCGTGGGTGGTGCCGCGCTGGCCACGCCGCACGTCGCCCGCGCCCAGTCAACCCAGTGGAAGATGACCACGGCCTTTCCGCCCGGCCAGCCGTTCTACTCCACCGGCCCGGGCTCCCTGACCGACTTCGCGGATCGCGTCCGCACCATGTCCGGCGGGGCACTCGACATCCAGGTTTACCATGCCGGCGAACTCGTGCCCGCGTTTGAGGGGTTCGACGCCGTCCGCCAGGGCATCGTCGAGATGAACGGCTGGGTCAGCTACTTCGGTGCCGGCAAGGTGCCAGCCGCCCAGTTCTTCGGCGCCGTGCCGTTCGGCATGTCGACGCAGGGCCAGAACGCCTGGTTCTACTCCGGCGACGGCATCGACCTCTGGAACGAAACCTATGAACCGCTCGGCCTCGTCGCCATGCCCGTGGGCGCCACCGGTGTCCAGATGACCGGCTGGTTCAACAAGGAAATCAACTCCATCGACGACATGAAGGGTCTGCGCATGCGCATTCCCGGACTTGCCGGTAAGGCCTATGCCCGCGTCGGGGTGGAAGTGAAACTTCTGCCCGGCGGTGAAATCTTCCCCGCGCTGGAACGGGGTGTCATCGACGCCGCCGAATGGGTCGGCCCGGCACAGGACAAGATCCTCGGCCTCAACACCGCCGCCAAGTATTACTACACCACCGGCTGGCACGAACCGACGACGGTTACGGAACTCGCGATCAACAAGGCCGCGTGGGAAGGGCTGGGGCCGGAGCTTCAGGCCATCGTTTCCAACGCCGCGGCCGCCTGCAACACCATCTCGCATTCATGGGCGGAGGCCAACAACGCCATCGCGCTCAAGGAATTCGAGGAAGCAGGCACCGAGCTCAGGGTTCTGCCGGATGACGTGATCGCGGCGCTCAAAACCGAAATGGGCCCGGTCTACGACGAACTCGCCGCCGCCGATCCGCAGTTCAAGAAGGTGATGGAGAACTATTTCACCTTCAAGGAACAGCATGACATCTGGGCCAATGCGTCCGAGGAAGTCTGGCATTCCCAGTTGCGCGACGCCTGA
- a CDS encoding polysaccharide deacetylase family protein produces the protein MRLNHHNRYPYSAITTRPDFDWPDGRRLAVYLGMNLEVFSFGDGLGAELAPGGPQPDVLNYGWRDYGNRVGAPRMLELFDRLELPCTALVNAMAYDEAPGLVEAFRARGDEIAGHGRTNAERQGVLPEAGEAALIAEATAALTAREGAAPKGWLGPWISQSALTPDLLQEAGYDYLLDWCHDDQPVWMKTRNGRILSVPYPQEINDIPQIVGRKREGAEFADMMIDAFDVMLAESARRPLVMGIALHGYIMGQPHRLKHLERALRYMQTAGGDTVWWTTAGAISDWYRERGPDGA, from the coding sequence ATGCGGCTGAACCACCATAATCGCTATCCCTACTCGGCCATTACCACACGCCCGGATTTCGATTGGCCCGATGGCCGGCGGCTGGCGGTGTATCTGGGCATGAACCTGGAGGTATTTTCCTTCGGTGACGGGCTGGGGGCGGAATTGGCGCCGGGCGGGCCGCAACCGGACGTGCTGAATTATGGCTGGCGCGACTACGGCAACCGGGTGGGCGCGCCGCGGATGCTGGAATTGTTCGACAGGCTGGAGCTGCCATGCACGGCGCTGGTGAACGCGATGGCCTATGACGAAGCGCCGGGGCTGGTAGAGGCGTTTCGGGCGCGGGGCGACGAAATTGCCGGGCACGGGCGCACCAATGCGGAACGGCAGGGAGTGCTGCCCGAGGCCGGGGAAGCGGCGCTGATCGCCGAGGCGACGGCAGCTCTGACCGCCAGGGAGGGCGCAGCGCCGAAAGGCTGGCTGGGGCCGTGGATCAGCCAGAGCGCGCTGACCCCGGACCTGTTGCAGGAAGCGGGTTACGACTACCTGCTGGATTGGTGCCACGATGACCAGCCCGTGTGGATGAAGACGCGGAACGGACGGATATTGTCCGTGCCATATCCGCAGGAGATCAACGACATCCCGCAGATCGTCGGGCGAAAACGCGAGGGGGCGGAGTTTGCCGACATGATGATCGACGCTTTCGACGTGATGCTGGCGGAGAGCGCGCGGCGGCCACTGGTGATGGGCATTGCGCTGCATGGCTACATCATGGGCCAGCCGCATCGGCTGAAACACCTGGAGCGGGCGCTGCGGTACATGCAGACCGCGGGTGGCGACACGGTATGGTGGACGACGGCGGGGGCGATCAGCGACTGGTATCGGGAGCGTGGGCCGGATGGCGCGTGA